The Bradysia coprophila strain Holo2 chromosome IV, BU_Bcop_v1, whole genome shotgun sequence genome includes a region encoding these proteins:
- the LOC119066638 gene encoding arylsulfatase J isoform X1, whose amino-acid sequence MTKLAAIIFAFGFVQSLIQLTETVADQEFQRPNVIFILADDLGWNDVGFHGSAQIPTPNLDALAYSGLILNNYYVTPICTPSRSALMTGKYPIHTGMQHTVLYAAEPRGLSLDEKILPEYLKDLGYSNHIVGKWHLGHFRREYTPLFRGFDSHVGYWTGHHDYFDHTADEKPSWGLDIRRGLDVAYDLHGAYTTDIIARESVKIIQNHNASKPLFLYMAHAAVHSGNPYNPLPAPDEAVAKMSHIGNYNRRKFAAMMSILDESVGAVVTALRKQNMLQNSIIIFSTDNGGPAEGFNLNAASNWPLRGVKNTLWEGGIRGAAMIWSPLIEKTSRIANQTMHITDWLPTIISAVGGDLSNLKSNIDGIDIWNALSTDGTSDRTEILHNIDDLYGNAAVTQGDWKVMKGTTYQGKWDNWYGPAGSRDIRDYDLRAVSDCPAGKALNDMRLLPNEAKIIEMRKNAIVNCSKGGFQNKRTDDCLPLLRPCLFNIAEDPCEMFNLAERYPNILNTMLQLLNKYNSTAVPPANLDLDPRGDPRRWGNVWTNFGDYE is encoded by the exons ATGACAAAACTGG CAGCAATTATCTTTGCATTTGGTTTCGTTCAATCATTGATTCAATTAACTGAAACCGTTGCTGATCAAGAATTTCAACGACCAAACGTAATATTTATACTTGCAGACGATTTG GGCTGGAACGATGTTGGATTTCATGGTTCG GCGCAAATACCCACACCAAATTTAGACGCACTGGCTTATTCTGGTTTGATATTGAATAACTATTATGTTACACCAATATGCACTCCGAGTCGATCTGCATTGATGACTGGAAAATATCCGATTCATACAG GAATGCAACATACGGTACTCTATGCGGCTGAACCAAGAGGATTGAGTTTGGATGAGAAAATTTTGCCCGAATATTTGAAGGACTTGGG GTACTCGAATCATATCGTTGGAAAATGGCACCTGG GGCACTTCAGGAGAGAATACACACCTCTGTTTCGTGGATTCGATTCGCATGTTGGTTACTGGACAGGCCATCACGACTATTTCGACCACACAGCTGATGAGAAACCATCTTGGGGTCTTGACATTCGAAGGG GTCTAGATGTGGCCTACGATCTTCATGGTGCCTATACGACTGATATAATAGCTAGGGAATCAGTAAAGATCATTCAGAATCACAATGCATCGAAACCATTATTCCTATACATGGCTCACGCAGCGGTACATTCAGGCAATCCGTATAATCCCCTACCAGCACCAGACGAAGCCGTTGCAAAGATGTCGCACATTGGCAATTATAATCGGCGCAAATTTGCGGCTATGA TGTCCATTCTTGATGAGTCTGTCGGTGCCGTTGTAACAGCGTTGCGAAAACAGAATATGCttcaaaattcgataattatattCAGTACAGACAATGGAGGCCCGGCTGAAGGTTTCAATTTGAATGCCGCATCGAATTGGCCATTAAGAGGTGTCAAGAACACATTGTGGGAAGGTGGAATCAGAGGGGCTGCAATGATTTGGAGTCCATTAATTGAGAAAACGAGCCGAATTGCCAATCAAACAATGCATATAACAGATTGGCTACCGACAATTATTTCGGCTGTTGGTGGTGATCTGAG TAACTTGAAGTCTAACATCGACGGCATTGACATTTGGAACGCACTATCCACTGATGGCACATCAGACCGTACTGAAATTTTGCACAACATTGATGACTTGTATGGAAATGCAGCAGTTACTCAAGGAGACTGGAAAGTGATGAAAGGAACTACGTATCAAGGCAAGTGGGATAATTGGTATGGTCCAGCCGGATCGCGAGACATTCGAGATTATGATCTGAGAGCAGTATCTGACTGTCCAGCTGGCAAAGCATTGAACGACATGAGATTACTACCTAACGAGGCGAAGATCAT CGAAATGAGGAAGAACGCAATCGTTAATTGTTCGAAAGGTGGTTTTCAAAACAAGCGAACCGATGACTGCTTGCCATTACTGAGACCTTGCCTGTTCAACATCGCAGAAGATCCGTGTGAAATGTTCAATTTAGCTGAAAG ATATCCAAACATTTTGAATACAATGCTGCAACTACTGAATAAATACAACTCTACAGCCGTACCGCCAGCAAATCTGGATCTTGATCCTAGAGGAGATCCGAGAAGGTGGGGCAATGTGTGGACAAATTTTGGAGACTACGAATAG
- the LOC119066638 gene encoding arylsulfatase J isoform X2 — translation MTKLAIIFAFGFVQSLIQLTETVADQEFQRPNVIFILADDLGWNDVGFHGSAQIPTPNLDALAYSGLILNNYYVTPICTPSRSALMTGKYPIHTGMQHTVLYAAEPRGLSLDEKILPEYLKDLGYSNHIVGKWHLGHFRREYTPLFRGFDSHVGYWTGHHDYFDHTADEKPSWGLDIRRGLDVAYDLHGAYTTDIIARESVKIIQNHNASKPLFLYMAHAAVHSGNPYNPLPAPDEAVAKMSHIGNYNRRKFAAMMSILDESVGAVVTALRKQNMLQNSIIIFSTDNGGPAEGFNLNAASNWPLRGVKNTLWEGGIRGAAMIWSPLIEKTSRIANQTMHITDWLPTIISAVGGDLSNLKSNIDGIDIWNALSTDGTSDRTEILHNIDDLYGNAAVTQGDWKVMKGTTYQGKWDNWYGPAGSRDIRDYDLRAVSDCPAGKALNDMRLLPNEAKIIEMRKNAIVNCSKGGFQNKRTDDCLPLLRPCLFNIAEDPCEMFNLAERYPNILNTMLQLLNKYNSTAVPPANLDLDPRGDPRRWGNVWTNFGDYE, via the exons ATGACAAAACTGG CAATTATCTTTGCATTTGGTTTCGTTCAATCATTGATTCAATTAACTGAAACCGTTGCTGATCAAGAATTTCAACGACCAAACGTAATATTTATACTTGCAGACGATTTG GGCTGGAACGATGTTGGATTTCATGGTTCG GCGCAAATACCCACACCAAATTTAGACGCACTGGCTTATTCTGGTTTGATATTGAATAACTATTATGTTACACCAATATGCACTCCGAGTCGATCTGCATTGATGACTGGAAAATATCCGATTCATACAG GAATGCAACATACGGTACTCTATGCGGCTGAACCAAGAGGATTGAGTTTGGATGAGAAAATTTTGCCCGAATATTTGAAGGACTTGGG GTACTCGAATCATATCGTTGGAAAATGGCACCTGG GGCACTTCAGGAGAGAATACACACCTCTGTTTCGTGGATTCGATTCGCATGTTGGTTACTGGACAGGCCATCACGACTATTTCGACCACACAGCTGATGAGAAACCATCTTGGGGTCTTGACATTCGAAGGG GTCTAGATGTGGCCTACGATCTTCATGGTGCCTATACGACTGATATAATAGCTAGGGAATCAGTAAAGATCATTCAGAATCACAATGCATCGAAACCATTATTCCTATACATGGCTCACGCAGCGGTACATTCAGGCAATCCGTATAATCCCCTACCAGCACCAGACGAAGCCGTTGCAAAGATGTCGCACATTGGCAATTATAATCGGCGCAAATTTGCGGCTATGA TGTCCATTCTTGATGAGTCTGTCGGTGCCGTTGTAACAGCGTTGCGAAAACAGAATATGCttcaaaattcgataattatattCAGTACAGACAATGGAGGCCCGGCTGAAGGTTTCAATTTGAATGCCGCATCGAATTGGCCATTAAGAGGTGTCAAGAACACATTGTGGGAAGGTGGAATCAGAGGGGCTGCAATGATTTGGAGTCCATTAATTGAGAAAACGAGCCGAATTGCCAATCAAACAATGCATATAACAGATTGGCTACCGACAATTATTTCGGCTGTTGGTGGTGATCTGAG TAACTTGAAGTCTAACATCGACGGCATTGACATTTGGAACGCACTATCCACTGATGGCACATCAGACCGTACTGAAATTTTGCACAACATTGATGACTTGTATGGAAATGCAGCAGTTACTCAAGGAGACTGGAAAGTGATGAAAGGAACTACGTATCAAGGCAAGTGGGATAATTGGTATGGTCCAGCCGGATCGCGAGACATTCGAGATTATGATCTGAGAGCAGTATCTGACTGTCCAGCTGGCAAAGCATTGAACGACATGAGATTACTACCTAACGAGGCGAAGATCAT CGAAATGAGGAAGAACGCAATCGTTAATTGTTCGAAAGGTGGTTTTCAAAACAAGCGAACCGATGACTGCTTGCCATTACTGAGACCTTGCCTGTTCAACATCGCAGAAGATCCGTGTGAAATGTTCAATTTAGCTGAAAG ATATCCAAACATTTTGAATACAATGCTGCAACTACTGAATAAATACAACTCTACAGCCGTACCGCCAGCAAATCTGGATCTTGATCCTAGAGGAGATCCGAGAAGGTGGGGCAATGTGTGGACAAATTTTGGAGACTACGAATAG
- the LOC119066640 gene encoding exosome complex component RRP40 → MSETTTKPGEVVMPGDTVDINKDLFKNKRIILGPGLRNVDDQVIACKPGILRTKNQTFWVDSYQKRYIPCRGETVIGTVTQKAGDIYRVDIGASEPACLPYLAFEGATKKNRPDVNVGDLVFAKLLNASKDYESELICVNSYGQKHKLGALTGGFVFNCSINLVRRLLNENGNVLRAIQKEIQVPLEIVIGMNGRVWINGKNPRDIIAVANAILAAEDISEEEVAEMVHRVGGYFTGIK, encoded by the coding sequence ATGAGTGAAACGACCACCAAGCCGGGCGAAGTTGTAATGCCCGGTGACACAGTTGACATTAACAAAGATTTGTTCAAGAACAAACGCATCATACTCGGTCCGGGACTTCGAAATGTTGACGATCAAGTGATTGCTTGTAAGCCGGGGATTTTACGCACCAAAAATCAAACATTCTGGGTGGACAGCTATCAGAAGCGATACATTCCGTGTCGCGGTGAAACGGTCATTGGAACGGTGACGCAGAAAGCCGGCGACATTTATCGGGTGGACATTGGTGCTAGTGAACCGGCCTGTTTGCCGTATCTCGCATTCGAAGGTGCAACGAAAAAGAATCGACCGGACGTGAATGTGGGTGATTTAGTGTTTGCCAAATTGTTGAACGCGAGCAAAGACTACGAATCGGAATTGATCTGTGTGAATTCGTACGGTCAAAAGCATAAACTGGGAGCACTGACCGGCGGTTTCGTGTTTAACTGTAGCATAAATCTGGTGAGGAGATTGCTGAACGAAAATGGGAATGTGCTTCGAGCTATTCAGAAAGAGATTCAAGTTCCGTTGGAGATTGTTATCGGAATGAACGGTCGAGTGTGGATAAATGGGAAGAATCCCAGAGACATCATTGCTGTGGCGAACGCTATTTTAGCAGCCGAAGACATATCCGAAGAAGAAGTTGCAGAGATGGTGCACAGAGTCGGTGGTTATTTTACGGGAATTAAGTGA
- the LOC119066643 gene encoding 60S ribosomal protein L24 — protein sequence MKIGLCAFSGYKIYPGHGKTMVKIDGKTFTFLNKKCERSYLMKRNPRKVTWTVLYRRKHKKGIEEETTRKRTRRTQKFQRAIVGASLTEIMAKRNMKPEVRKAQREQAIKAAKDQKKATKAAKKTTTAPTAKKAQPKQKAAKNVQKPAARIGGKR from the exons ATGAA GATCGGACTTTGCGCTTTCAGCGGGTACAAAATTTACCCAGGACATGGTAAAACTATGGTCAAAATTGACGGAAAG ACCTTCACTTTCCTCAACAAGAAATGCGAGCGATCGTATTTGATGAAGCGTAACCCACGTAAAGTAACATGGACTGTTCTTTACCGACGCAAACACAAAAAAGGTATCGAAGAGGAGACCACCCGTAAACGTACACGCCGTACACAGAAATTCCAACGGGCTATTGTCGGCGCTTCCCTCACAGAAATCATGGCTAAGCGAAACATGAAACCAGAAGTTCGTAAGGCACAACGGGAACAGGCCATCAA GGCTGCTAAAGATCAAAAGAAAGCAACCAAGGCAGCAAAGAAAACGACCACTGCTCCAACAGCCAAAAAGGCTCAACCGAAACAGAAGGCCGCCAAGAATGTGCAAAAGCCGGCAGCACGAATCGGAGGAAAACGataa